Proteins encoded within one genomic window of Elusimicrobiota bacterium:
- a CDS encoding TetR/AcrR family transcriptional regulator, which translates to MDLIFDHDKSSTLLPRVMRAAVALFVKQGVEATTIKDIADAAGVSAGALYNHFKGKHELAWALFSTHLQAFTEKLSKQLAEGKNSEEKVRLYVEACFNAFDSNPDLFTYLIVAETREFKKYPSDLAHPGTIANQIIEEGQKNGDIKEGPVRILGALLFGGVIRVCTARMYGGFTEDLRTQIPLVSQSLWQSLRS; encoded by the coding sequence ATGGACCTTATATTCGACCATGATAAGTCTTCAACCCTCCTGCCGCGTGTTATGCGCGCCGCTGTTGCCCTATTTGTTAAACAGGGTGTGGAGGCCACGACAATCAAGGATATTGCCGACGCTGCAGGTGTTTCGGCGGGGGCCCTTTACAACCATTTTAAGGGGAAACATGAATTGGCCTGGGCCCTATTTTCAACCCATCTTCAGGCGTTTACAGAAAAACTTTCTAAACAGTTGGCGGAAGGTAAAAACAGTGAGGAAAAAGTGCGCCTCTATGTGGAAGCGTGTTTTAATGCCTTTGATTCCAACCCAGACTTATTTACCTATCTGATTGTCGCTGAAACCAGAGAGTTCAAGAAATATCCATCAGATCTCGCACATCCCGGGACGATTGCCAATCAGATCATTGAAGAAGGACAAAAGAATGGCGACATCAAAGAGGGGCCGGTCCGGATTCTGGGCGCCCTCCTCTTTGGCGGCGTGATTCGGGTGTGTACGGCCCGTATGTACGGCGGGTTTACGGAAGATCTCCGCACCCAAATACCCCTCGTCTCCCAATCCCTCTGGCAGTCCCTGCGGTCCTAA
- the recG gene encoding ATP-dependent DNA helicase RecG has translation MTTKQQTTSVPCEKDSLLLSRPLQFVPGVGPAKAKALSRLGLITVGDLLRHFPRSHEDRRLSTSVLGGPGGSLALQGKVIGFQVSGGGKDLLIARAVLACEGKTIEAIWFRRRSFRFDPFDGMKKKLLPGTLLFVYGPSQPGPRGMEIRVEDFDVVTGEPSPHRDRLVPVYDLTEGVEGRWLRALVWKMREAVREERDVLPESVREKQGLLGLAEAMGQFHFPSDPAARERARRRLAFDEFFSLEVALARVRQARTDGPPAPVCRPNRTLLTPFRQAFGFDFTPAQKHVINEIFNDMAGSRPMNRLLMGEVGSGKTVVAVAALLLAVEAGHQAVLMAPTEILAEQHAHGLTRLLRDLPVRWALLTGGRKGAASRRDREALAAGDIQIAVGTHALLEDQVAFKDLGLAVIDEQHRFGVEQRAVLGSKGVAPHVLLMTATPIPRTLALTLYGDLVVSIIDQLPPGRPVITTHWSPESAALAAVRRAVTEGRQAFIVFPLVHESERLDLRAVLKGWEHLKTVFPNVPVGLLHGRMKSAEKEAVMSAFNRGELKILAATPVIEVGIDVPNATVLVIMNAERFGLAQLHQLRGRVGRGIHPSSCHLVSGAPSLEAADRLKLLCRTKDGFKLAEEDLRRRGPGEFLGEAQHGLPEFRVGNLVTDGALIGEAREAAFALIQEDPDLSHKDHRPLAQAISHRFKHRLRFGQVA, from the coding sequence TTGACAACCAAACAGCAAACCACCTCCGTTCCTTGCGAGAAAGACTCTCTTCTTCTTTCCCGGCCCCTTCAGTTTGTCCCTGGGGTGGGGCCCGCCAAAGCGAAAGCGCTCTCTCGGTTGGGATTAATAACGGTGGGCGACCTCCTCCGTCATTTTCCCAGAAGCCATGAGGACCGTCGTCTCTCCACCTCTGTTTTGGGTGGGCCCGGCGGATCGCTGGCCCTCCAGGGAAAAGTCATTGGTTTCCAGGTGTCCGGGGGAGGGAAAGACCTGTTGATCGCGCGCGCCGTTTTGGCGTGTGAAGGGAAAACCATTGAGGCTATTTGGTTTCGTCGCCGTTCCTTTCGTTTTGATCCCTTTGACGGAATGAAAAAAAAACTTCTTCCAGGAACCCTCTTGTTCGTCTATGGCCCCAGCCAACCGGGGCCCCGGGGGATGGAGATCCGCGTCGAGGATTTCGATGTGGTGACGGGAGAACCTTCCCCCCATAGGGACCGGCTGGTTCCGGTATACGATCTGACGGAGGGCGTGGAGGGGCGATGGCTTCGGGCGTTGGTTTGGAAGATGCGCGAGGCGGTTCGAGAGGAAAGGGATGTTCTTCCCGAATCGGTTCGTGAAAAGCAGGGGCTCCTGGGTTTGGCCGAAGCCATGGGCCAATTCCATTTTCCTTCGGATCCAGCCGCTCGGGAACGGGCCCGGCGACGTTTGGCTTTTGATGAATTTTTCTCTTTAGAAGTTGCCCTGGCCCGGGTTCGTCAAGCGCGGACGGATGGTCCTCCCGCCCCCGTCTGTCGGCCCAACCGAACGTTGCTCACCCCGTTTCGCCAAGCGTTTGGGTTTGATTTTACCCCCGCCCAAAAGCACGTCATTAATGAAATATTTAATGACATGGCGGGGTCCCGTCCTATGAACCGATTGTTGATGGGGGAAGTCGGTTCCGGAAAGACGGTCGTGGCGGTGGCCGCTCTTCTTCTCGCGGTGGAAGCGGGGCACCAGGCGGTTCTCATGGCTCCGACTGAAATTCTGGCGGAGCAACACGCCCATGGTCTTACTCGCCTTCTCCGGGATCTCCCGGTTCGATGGGCCCTCCTGACGGGGGGGCGGAAGGGGGCGGCGAGCCGCCGGGATCGTGAGGCCTTGGCCGCGGGAGACATTCAAATCGCTGTGGGCACCCATGCCCTCTTGGAAGATCAGGTGGCTTTCAAGGATCTTGGTCTCGCGGTCATTGATGAACAACATCGGTTTGGTGTGGAACAGCGGGCGGTGCTCGGCTCAAAAGGTGTTGCGCCCCACGTTCTTTTGATGACGGCTACCCCCATCCCCCGAACTCTTGCGCTCACTCTTTATGGGGACTTGGTTGTTTCGATCATCGACCAACTTCCCCCAGGTCGCCCCGTCATCACCACCCACTGGTCCCCCGAGTCCGCGGCCCTCGCCGCGGTGCGGCGGGCGGTGACGGAAGGACGCCAAGCCTTTATCGTGTTCCCGCTTGTGCATGAGTCCGAACGGTTGGATTTGCGGGCTGTTTTGAAGGGATGGGAACATTTAAAGACGGTATTTCCCAACGTCCCGGTGGGGCTCCTGCATGGACGGATGAAATCGGCCGAGAAAGAAGCTGTGATGTCGGCTTTCAATCGAGGCGAATTGAAAATTCTGGCCGCGACCCCCGTCATCGAGGTGGGAATTGATGTCCCGAACGCGACGGTCCTAGTGATCATGAACGCCGAGCGGTTCGGGTTGGCCCAGCTCCACCAATTGAGGGGGCGGGTCGGTCGAGGAATCCACCCGTCTTCCTGTCACCTGGTGTCCGGCGCTCCCTCCCTGGAGGCCGCGGACCGACTGAAACTTCTCTGCCGAACCAAAGACGGGTTCAAATTAGCGGAAGAAGACCTTCGTCGTCGGGGTCCTGGAGAATTTCTAGGTGAAGCCCAACACGGGTTACCCGAATTTCGAGTAGGAAACCTGGTCACGGATGGCGCGCTCATTGGGGAAGCCCGAGAAGCCGCTTTTGCCCTTATCCAGGAAGATCCGGACCTCTCTCACAAGGACCACCGCCCTCTCGCCCAGGCCATTTCCCACAGATTCAAACACCGCTTACGCTTTGGCCAGGTGGCTTGA
- a CDS encoding 50S ribosomal protein L28, whose product MAYRCTVCEKGVSAGKTVSHSHRKTNRLFSANLQRVKILTTSGPRRLYVCTSCLRSGKAKKAA is encoded by the coding sequence ATGGCCTATCGATGCACCGTCTGTGAAAAGGGAGTGAGCGCCGGAAAAACCGTGAGTCACTCTCACCGAAAAACGAACCGCCTTTTTTCCGCGAATCTCCAACGGGTGAAGATTCTGACCACATCGGGTCCGCGCCGACTTTACGTCTGCACGTCGTGCCTGCGGTCCGGGAAAGCCAAAAAAGCCGCTTAA
- a CDS encoding thiazole synthase has translation MKDKTLVIAGKKYSSRLIVGTGKYKSMDAMEQALMASGAEMVTVAVRRVNLNDRAADDFWKHIPKGLVILPNTAGCYNTADALRVARLAREALDTPLIKLEVLGDPKTLLPDVFALLDATKILVKEGFHVLAYTNDDPITAKRLEEAGVAAVMPLAAPIGSGRGIQNPQNILFIREVVTSVPVIVDAGVGTASDAAVAMELGVDGVLMNTAIADAQNPTLMAEAMKWGVEAGRAAFLAGRMPRRDYAAPSSPVTGIVGSPSPVSGDA, from the coding sequence ATGAAAGATAAAACCTTGGTTATTGCGGGGAAAAAATACTCTTCCCGTCTGATTGTGGGCACGGGAAAATATAAGTCCATGGACGCCATGGAACAGGCCCTGATGGCTTCCGGGGCCGAAATGGTGACGGTGGCGGTGCGGCGGGTGAATCTGAACGATCGCGCGGCGGACGATTTTTGGAAACACATCCCCAAAGGTTTGGTGATCCTCCCGAACACCGCCGGCTGTTACAATACCGCCGATGCCCTTCGCGTGGCCCGTTTGGCCCGGGAAGCCTTGGACACTCCCTTAATTAAATTGGAAGTGTTGGGGGATCCCAAGACCCTTTTACCGGACGTGTTCGCGCTTCTTGACGCCACCAAGATTTTGGTGAAAGAGGGGTTCCACGTGTTGGCTTACACCAACGACGACCCGATCACCGCCAAGCGGTTGGAGGAGGCCGGAGTGGCGGCGGTGATGCCCCTGGCCGCGCCCATTGGTTCCGGGCGGGGAATACAAAACCCCCAAAATATTTTGTTTATTCGCGAAGTGGTGACTTCGGTTCCAGTGATCGTGGACGCGGGGGTGGGGACGGCGTCCGATGCTGCCGTGGCCATGGAATTGGGAGTTGATGGGGTGTTAATGAACACCGCCATTGCCGACGCTCAAAACCCTACGCTTATGGCCGAAGCCATGAAATGGGGTGTGGAAGCGGGCCGCGCCGCTTTCTTGGCCGGACGTATGCCTCGACGCGACTACGCCGCCCCTTCGTCTCCCGTAACGGGAATCGTTGGGTCTCCCTCTCCGGTGAGCGGTGACGCCTAG
- the thiS gene encoding sulfur carrier protein ThiS produces MNVTLNGEPRHVTEGLTLADWVTELGLVSGRLACEVNGQVIRRADYATVHLSEGDQIEMVQMIGGG; encoded by the coding sequence ATGAACGTGACCCTGAACGGGGAACCCCGTCACGTGACGGAGGGTCTGACCTTGGCCGATTGGGTAACCGAACTTGGGCTCGTTTCTGGGCGGCTGGCTTGCGAGGTGAACGGACAGGTCATCCGTCGGGCCGATTACGCCACAGTTCATTTGTCGGAAGGGGATCAGATCGAAATGGTCCAAATGATTGGTGGGGGTTGA
- a CDS encoding ZIP family metal transporter: MGPLSFSVLAVFATWGGGFLILRQKAWAEKHLWRFLAFGSGILLAMTFLHLLPEAWALNARATGVAVVVAFVILLAVEQFTVVHACGEVGEHCTVHRVGHGALVALFLHSLADGLAIAFSFVSSRFLGFAVASAVIAHKFSDGMTLSTLFLDSGHSHRATRNRVVVLSLATPLGVVLGMASGGWASGTALAALLGLAAGGFLYISMADILPRIHKSRDRWCWVLLVAGVVVSVLLPHP, from the coding sequence ATGGGCCCCCTCTCTTTTTCTGTCTTAGCGGTCTTCGCCACCTGGGGGGGGGGCTTCTTGATCCTTCGCCAAAAAGCGTGGGCGGAAAAACACCTCTGGCGCTTTTTAGCTTTCGGGAGTGGAATTCTGTTGGCCATGACGTTCCTTCATCTTCTTCCGGAAGCGTGGGCGCTGAACGCTCGGGCCACCGGGGTGGCGGTGGTGGTGGCGTTTGTCATCCTTTTGGCTGTGGAACAATTTACAGTGGTTCACGCCTGTGGGGAAGTGGGCGAACATTGTACGGTCCATCGGGTGGGGCACGGGGCGCTGGTGGCGCTCTTCCTTCACAGTTTGGCGGATGGGTTGGCCATTGCTTTTTCGTTTGTGTCCTCGCGGTTCCTTGGGTTTGCGGTGGCCAGCGCGGTGATCGCCCATAAATTTTCCGATGGGATGACGCTCTCCACTCTTTTTTTGGATTCCGGCCATTCTCATCGGGCCACGAGGAATCGGGTGGTCGTTTTGTCCTTGGCGACGCCTTTGGGGGTGGTTCTGGGAATGGCCTCCGGGGGATGGGCGAGTGGGACGGCTTTGGCGGCTCTTCTTGGATTGGCGGCGGGGGGGTTTCTTTACATCAGTATGGCGGACATCCTCCCGCGTATTCACAAGAGCCGTGACCGCTGGTGTTGGGTTTTGTTGGTGGCAGGCGTGGTCGTCAGCGTGCTCCTTCCACACCCATGA
- a CDS encoding ABC transporter ATP-binding protein — translation MSGINQMPLRQGMVQEGARPGISSGEVARRLLPYFRPHIVRLVISLIAMACVALITAGAMWILKQVIDRALMSGDLGTLRDVVFLLIVMYFMKAVLSYVHDFMTAYIGNAIVRRMRDETYGNIHSLSLDFYTANDSARVIARLTNDGQLVQGALTKIPVMIVRDGLTVIGLSVFLFYLHWKFALIAFTLLPLSGILISRFGKSLRKTSRLGQSKMSDLYTLIQETIVGAPVVKAFQREDYERERFRRENQTYFEIYMKNARVESLSSPVMEMLGALGMGVILWFGGKDVVNHVWTTGAFFAFIGSALSLYQPVKNFSRSNATLQLAFSGAERMFQLMDERPTVKELPQAEDLPPFTETITFENVGFAYQPDRPVLHGVNITVRRGEVVALVGPSGSGKTTLSALLLRFYDPRTGTVRIDGRDIREVTFQSLRRQIGLVTQETLLFNDTIRANIAYARAGATEQEIREAAQAANAWEFIQDKPLGLDTLIGERGLLLSGGQKQRLAIARAILKNPPILVLDEATSSLDAQSERLVQEAVERLMKNRTVIVIAHRLATVKNAHRIVVMEHGSVAETGTHTELLSTNGIYQHLYELQVLER, via the coding sequence GTGAGTGGAATCAATCAGATGCCGTTGAGGCAAGGGATGGTTCAAGAGGGCGCGCGGCCTGGGATTTCTTCGGGAGAAGTGGCCCGGCGGCTCCTTCCCTATTTTCGTCCGCATATCGTTCGCTTGGTGATTTCCCTGATCGCGATGGCCTGTGTGGCGTTGATCACCGCGGGGGCCATGTGGATACTAAAACAAGTGATCGACCGGGCGCTCATGTCCGGGGATCTGGGCACGTTAAGGGATGTGGTTTTCCTCTTGATTGTGATGTATTTCATGAAAGCGGTCCTCTCCTATGTTCACGATTTCATGACCGCTTACATTGGGAACGCCATTGTTCGACGGATGCGGGACGAAACCTACGGCAACATTCACTCGCTTTCGTTGGACTTCTATACGGCCAACGATTCGGCACGGGTGATCGCTCGTCTGACCAACGACGGTCAATTGGTTCAAGGCGCGCTCACCAAAATCCCGGTGATGATCGTACGGGATGGGCTCACGGTGATCGGATTATCGGTTTTCTTGTTCTATCTTCATTGGAAGTTTGCTTTGATCGCTTTTACCCTGCTCCCGCTCTCTGGTATTCTCATTTCCCGTTTTGGAAAAAGTTTGCGGAAAACGTCCCGGCTGGGCCAATCAAAAATGTCCGATCTTTACACCTTAATCCAAGAAACCATTGTGGGGGCGCCGGTGGTCAAGGCGTTTCAAAGGGAAGACTATGAGCGCGAACGGTTTCGTCGGGAAAACCAAACCTATTTTGAGATCTACATGAAAAACGCTCGGGTGGAATCCCTCTCGAGTCCTGTGATGGAAATGTTGGGGGCGTTGGGAATGGGGGTCATCCTCTGGTTTGGCGGCAAAGACGTGGTGAATCATGTGTGGACCACCGGTGCTTTCTTTGCGTTCATTGGAAGCGCGTTGTCGTTGTATCAACCCGTCAAAAACTTTTCCCGTTCCAACGCGACGCTTCAATTGGCTTTTTCCGGAGCCGAACGAATGTTCCAATTAATGGATGAGCGACCGACCGTTAAAGAGCTCCCTCAGGCGGAGGACTTACCTCCCTTTACAGAGACGATCACGTTCGAGAACGTGGGTTTCGCCTATCAACCGGATCGTCCTGTGCTTCACGGGGTGAACATCACGGTCCGGCGCGGTGAGGTGGTGGCTCTGGTGGGACCCTCCGGGTCCGGAAAAACAACTTTGTCGGCGCTTTTACTTCGGTTTTACGATCCCAGAACGGGGACTGTCCGAATTGATGGGCGGGATATTCGGGAGGTCACGTTTCAAAGTTTACGCCGACAAATTGGTCTTGTGACTCAAGAAACCCTTTTGTTTAACGACACCATCCGTGCCAATATCGCCTACGCCCGAGCGGGGGCCACCGAACAGGAAATTCGGGAGGCGGCCCAGGCCGCCAACGCGTGGGAATTTATCCAAGACAAACCGCTTGGCCTGGACACGCTGATCGGGGAGCGGGGCCTTTTGCTCTCCGGTGGACAGAAGCAGCGGTTGGCGATCGCCCGAGCGATCTTAAAGAACCCGCCGATCCTGGTTTTGGATGAGGCCACAAGCTCTTTGGACGCGCAATCGGAGCGGTTGGTCCAAGAGGCTGTGGAGCGGCTCATGAAAAATCGCACGGTGATCGTCATTGCCCATCGGCTGGCCACCGTGAAAAATGCCCATCGTATTGTCGTCATGGAACATGGGTCGGTGGCCGAGACCGGAACCCACACCGAATTGCTCTCGACCAACGGAATTTACCAACATCTTTACGAACTTCAGGTTTTGGAGAGATAA
- the lpxB gene encoding lipid-A-disaccharide synthase, whose product MRILFVAGDLSGDQHAADVAAEAKARGAEIAALGGPALKKVADLWLGDLVSESVMGFWEPIKKIPVFFHFLNRVLRPALDQFKPDMVVPTDFYGFNRFVAQTAKAAGRRVCYFVSPQVWASRPGRVQTLKKCVDRMLVIFPFEEKLYRDAGVPVTFVGHPLLDRLPLVSGEIPLKVEPTVGLLPGSRPGEIRRLLPVFLQVAERLPSGTRFVLFAAPNLSNAFYDGFLESHRLRGRFLEVVRDENHEWRRGVDVALACSGTATLENALLGLPTVVAYKTSWPTYALARSLVQVKNIAMPNILAGKILMPEFIQSRATPPLLAEAVQRLLVHPEHRRSVRAELLALRGILGGLGAAGRAAETILREAA is encoded by the coding sequence ATGCGAATCCTTTTCGTGGCGGGAGATCTTTCCGGCGACCAGCACGCGGCGGATGTGGCGGCGGAAGCGAAGGCCCGCGGGGCGGAGATCGCCGCGTTAGGCGGGCCGGCTTTAAAAAAGGTTGCGGACCTCTGGTTGGGCGATTTGGTGTCAGAGAGCGTTATGGGTTTTTGGGAACCGATCAAAAAGATCCCGGTATTTTTTCATTTTCTCAATAGGGTTCTGCGGCCCGCCCTGGATCAATTCAAACCCGACATGGTCGTTCCCACGGATTTCTACGGCTTTAATCGTTTTGTGGCACAGACGGCCAAGGCGGCCGGGCGGCGAGTCTGTTATTTCGTTAGTCCCCAGGTGTGGGCAAGCCGTCCGGGTCGGGTTCAAACCCTCAAGAAATGTGTGGATCGTATGCTGGTGATCTTTCCTTTCGAAGAGAAACTCTATCGTGACGCCGGCGTTCCCGTGACCTTTGTGGGGCACCCACTCTTGGACCGGCTTCCTCTTGTTTCTGGTGAAATTCCATTGAAAGTGGAGCCCACCGTGGGCCTTCTGCCGGGCAGTCGGCCGGGAGAAATTCGACGGCTTTTACCGGTGTTCCTCCAGGTGGCGGAACGATTACCGTCTGGGACCCGCTTTGTTCTCTTTGCCGCCCCGAACCTGTCCAACGCGTTTTACGATGGGTTTCTGGAATCCCATCGGCTCCGTGGACGTTTCCTGGAAGTGGTGCGGGATGAGAACCATGAATGGAGACGGGGGGTGGATGTGGCGTTGGCCTGTTCCGGGACCGCCACGCTTGAAAACGCTCTCCTGGGGCTTCCCACCGTCGTGGCCTACAAAACGAGTTGGCCCACCTACGCCCTGGCCCGAAGTTTGGTTCAGGTTAAAAATATTGCCATGCCCAACATCTTGGCTGGAAAAATTTTGATGCCTGAATTTATCCAATCCCGCGCCACGCCGCCTCTTTTAGCTGAAGCGGTTCAACGTCTGTTGGTTCATCCGGAACATCGCCGATCGGTTCGAGCCGAACTTTTGGCTTTGCGGGGAATCTTGGGGGGGCTGGGGGCGGCGGGCCGCGCGGCCGAAACTATTTTGAGGGAGGCCGCGTGA
- a CDS encoding Gfo/Idh/MocA family oxidoreductase, with product MSLFRKAPKEKEPFVPEGDRVPVGVVGVGQMGRHHARILSTLGSARLVGIADRNVEKAQALGKEHGVPAFLSADEFPSETRAVVIAAPTPAHHGLARSFLERGWHCFVEKPLTERVEEAEEIISLAREKNLVLQVGHIERFNPAVVEMAKQARDPLFIEASRLGPYDPRVSNVSVVLDLMIHDLDIVLALAQDKVVRLDAVGGRVLSQQEDIVKATLFFSRGCRADISASRVSLKKFRKIRVFQKDAYMSLDYSERSLKIYRKKRDPIRGLFDVGIHRPRLEKKDPLETELHHFLQCVREGKPPLVGGTHGRDALELALEIRRSMSLHSL from the coding sequence GTGAGTTTGTTCCGAAAAGCCCCGAAAGAGAAAGAACCTTTTGTTCCTGAGGGCGACCGGGTTCCGGTGGGCGTTGTGGGGGTGGGGCAGATGGGCCGTCACCACGCGCGTATTTTATCAACCCTCGGGTCCGCACGCCTTGTGGGGATTGCGGATAGGAACGTGGAAAAAGCCCAAGCGTTGGGGAAAGAACACGGGGTTCCCGCGTTCCTGTCCGCTGACGAGTTTCCATCTGAAACCCGTGCCGTGGTGATCGCGGCTCCCACACCCGCGCATCACGGATTGGCCCGGTCCTTCCTCGAACGGGGATGGCATTGTTTTGTGGAGAAACCTTTGACAGAGCGGGTGGAAGAAGCGGAAGAGATCATTTCGCTGGCCCGGGAAAAGAATCTGGTCTTGCAAGTGGGGCACATCGAGCGATTCAATCCCGCAGTCGTGGAAATGGCCAAACAGGCACGAGATCCCCTTTTTATTGAGGCGTCCCGCCTCGGACCTTACGACCCGCGGGTGTCCAACGTCAGTGTGGTCTTGGATCTGATGATTCATGATTTGGACATCGTATTGGCCTTGGCCCAGGATAAGGTGGTTCGGTTGGATGCCGTTGGCGGTCGGGTTTTATCGCAACAGGAAGACATCGTTAAGGCCACCTTGTTCTTCTCTCGTGGGTGTCGGGCGGACATTTCCGCCAGTCGTGTGAGTTTGAAAAAGTTCCGTAAAATCCGGGTGTTTCAGAAAGACGCTTACATGTCTCTGGATTACTCCGAACGAAGTTTAAAGATTTATCGAAAAAAACGGGATCCCATTCGCGGTCTTTTCGACGTGGGAATTCATCGTCCCCGCTTGGAGAAAAAAGACCCACTGGAAACGGAGCTTCACCATTTTCTTCAATGTGTCCGAGAAGGGAAACCGCCTCTCGTGGGGGGAACCCATGGGCGGGACGCGCTGGAATTGGCGTTGGAAATTCGCCGTTCCATGAGTTTGCATTCTCTCTGA
- the lpxI gene encoding UDP-2,3-diacylglucosamine diphosphatase LpxI (LpxI, functionally equivalent to LpxH, replaces it in LPS biosynthesis in a minority of bacteria.) has translation MIPLGLIAGNGQFPFLLAQEARRQGRSVVVAAIEGETDPALEKEVDVFHWMKLGQMKRTIQIFKDAGAHEAVMAGQVKHVSIFDLRHLDLTAVKILATLPNKKTDTLLGAVAEAFAKEGIRFLSSTVYLADRLAPEGSLTSLRPTAEQQRDIHFGFRTAKSIAWLDLGQTVCVKDQAVLAVEAIEGTDACIRRAGTFAPGFTVAKVSKPRQDVRFDVPVIGLRTLESLKAAGAAVLALEAGKTLLFDKELFVQGAQEAKIIVIGVKESA, from the coding sequence ATGATCCCCCTTGGACTTATTGCTGGGAATGGGCAATTCCCTTTTCTTCTGGCTCAGGAAGCGCGCCGTCAGGGCCGCTCCGTGGTGGTGGCGGCCATTGAGGGAGAAACGGATCCCGCCTTAGAGAAGGAGGTGGACGTTTTTCACTGGATGAAACTGGGCCAAATGAAACGGACCATCCAAATCTTTAAAGACGCGGGCGCCCATGAGGCGGTCATGGCGGGACAGGTGAAACATGTGAGTATTTTCGACCTTCGCCATTTGGATTTGACCGCGGTCAAAATTCTCGCCACGCTGCCGAACAAAAAAACGGACACGCTGTTGGGGGCCGTGGCCGAAGCGTTTGCGAAGGAGGGAATCCGTTTTCTTTCGTCCACCGTTTATCTCGCGGATCGGCTTGCCCCGGAGGGGTCCTTGACCTCTCTCCGCCCAACGGCGGAACAACAGCGGGACATCCATTTCGGGTTTCGGACCGCCAAATCCATCGCTTGGCTGGATCTGGGGCAGACGGTGTGTGTGAAAGATCAAGCGGTTCTTGCGGTCGAAGCCATTGAGGGGACCGACGCCTGCATTCGGCGGGCGGGCACCTTTGCACCGGGGTTCACGGTGGCCAAGGTTTCTAAGCCTCGCCAAGACGTCCGTTTTGATGTCCCCGTCATCGGGTTGCGGACGCTGGAATCGCTGAAGGCCGCCGGGGCCGCTGTCTTGGCCTTGGAGGCGGGAAAAACGTTATTGTTCGACAAAGAACTGTTTGTTCAAGGCGCCCAGGAGGCTAAAATTATTGTGATCGGTGTGAAGGAGAGCGCGTGA
- the lpxA gene encoding acyl-ACP--UDP-N-acetylglucosamine O-acyltransferase: MESTETRVHPSAVVDPTAKLGKGVQIGPFVVIGPQVELGDRCFVGPHSVVEYATVGADCRFLPHAFVGTEPQDLKFKGEITHVEIGARTTVRECATIHRGTSASGVTKVGSDCLIMAYAHVAHDCVLADHVILANAATLAGHVDVGPGAFFGGLSAIHQFVRVGAGAMIGGGSMVPNDVAPFCLTQGDRAKIVGLNVVGLRRRGLSRESLSVLKAAYQTLFYTGVSLSEAIVRMDRGPHTPELDIFLSFLRGSSARGICRPAPKSSGEDADSSLS; encoded by the coding sequence ATGGAATCAACCGAAACCCGCGTTCACCCCAGCGCGGTTGTTGACCCCACGGCAAAATTGGGGAAGGGGGTTCAGATTGGGCCCTTTGTGGTGATTGGGCCCCAGGTGGAATTGGGGGATCGTTGTTTTGTCGGACCCCATTCGGTTGTGGAATACGCCACGGTGGGGGCCGACTGCCGTTTTCTTCCCCACGCCTTTGTCGGGACAGAACCTCAAGACCTGAAATTTAAGGGGGAGATCACCCACGTGGAGATCGGCGCCCGGACGACCGTCCGGGAATGCGCCACGATCCACCGGGGGACTTCCGCGTCGGGTGTCACCAAAGTCGGTTCGGATTGTTTGATCATGGCGTATGCCCACGTGGCTCACGATTGTGTTTTGGCGGACCACGTGATCCTCGCCAACGCGGCCACTCTGGCCGGCCACGTGGACGTGGGCCCCGGCGCTTTTTTTGGTGGATTGTCCGCGATTCATCAGTTCGTCCGAGTTGGGGCGGGAGCCATGATCGGAGGTGGGTCCATGGTCCCCAATGATGTGGCGCCCTTTTGTTTAACACAAGGGGACCGAGCCAAAATTGTTGGGCTCAATGTCGTGGGCCTACGTCGTCGTGGGTTGTCCCGGGAGAGCCTGTCCGTTCTTAAAGCGGCCTATCAGACGCTTTTTTACACCGGGGTCAGTTTGTCGGAAGCGATCGTTCGCATGGATCGGGGGCCCCACACCCCCGAACTGGATATTTTCCTTTCCTTTCTTCGAGGTTCTTCCGCCCGGGGGATCTGTCGCCCGGCGCCAAAAAGTTCGGGCGAAGACGCCGACTCGAGTCTCTCCTAG